A single genomic interval of Oryctolagus cuniculus chromosome 19, mOryCun1.1, whole genome shotgun sequence harbors:
- the UBALD1 gene encoding UBA-like domain-containing protein 1: protein MSVNMDELKHQVMINQFVLTAGCAADQAKQLLQAAHWQFETALSAFFQETNIPYSHHHHQMMCTPANTPATPPNFPDALTMFSRLKASESFHGGGSGSPMATTATSPPPHFPHAATSSFATPSWPAAASPPGGPQHHPPQPPLWTPAPPSPASDWPPLAPQQAASEPRAHPAMEAER, encoded by the exons ATGTCCGTGAACATGGACGAGCTGAAGCACCAGGTCATGATCAACCAGTTCGTGCTGACGGCGGGCTGCGCGGCCGACCAGGCGAAGCAGCTGCTGCAGGCGGCCCACTGGCAGTTCGAG ACGGCCCTCAGCGCCTTTTTCCAGGAGACCAACATCCCctacagccaccaccaccaccagatg ATGTGCACTCCCGCCAACACCCCTGCCACGCCCCCCAACTTCCCCGATGCCCTCACCATGTTCTCCCGGCTCAAGGCCTCCGAGAGCTTCCACGGTGGCGGCAGCGGCAGCccgatggccacgacagccacgTCGCCCCCGCCACACTTCCCCCATGCCGCCACCAGCAGCTTCGCGACACCCAGCTGGCCGGCCGCGGCCTCACCCCCCGGGGGCCCACAGCACCACCCGCCGCAGCCGCCCCTGTGGACTCCGGCACCCCCTTCCCCGGCTTCAGACTGGCCGCCACTGGCCCCCCAACAAGCCGCCTCAGAACCGAGGGCCCACCCAGCcatggaggcagagagataa